One stretch of Nicotiana tabacum cultivar K326 chromosome 18, ASM71507v2, whole genome shotgun sequence DNA includes these proteins:
- the LOC107781736 gene encoding axial regulator YABBY 5, protein MASCIDGASEKLCYIPCNFCNIVLAVSVPCSSLFDIVTVRCGHCTNLWSVNMAAAFHSSSSSSSWQDIHHLQVPNYTAPEYRMDFGSSTKCNNRMTMRTPITNNTHEERIVNRPPEKRQRVPSAYNQFIKEEIQRIKANNPDISHREAFSTAAKNWAHFPHIHFGLMLESNNQAKLSCGSRKLSKS, encoded by the exons atggCAAGCTGTATCGATGGTGCTTCTGAAAAACTTTGCTATATCCCTTGCAACTTTTGCAATATTGTTCTTGcg GTGAGTGTACCGTGCAGCAGCCTATTTGATATTGTGACAGTTCGATGTGGTCACTGCACAAATCTGTGGTCCGTCAATATGGCAGCTGCCTttcactcttcttcttcttcttcctcttggcAAGACATTCATCATCTTCAG GTGCCAAATTACACTGCTCCTGAGTACAGAATGGATTTTGGTTCATCAACCAAATGCAACAACAGGATGACAATGAGAACACCAATCACAAACAACACTCACGAGGAGAGGATTGTGAATCGAC CTCCCGAGAAGAGGCAGCGAGTACCTTCTGCATATAATCAGTTCATAAA AGAAGAGATTCAGAGGATCAAGGCTAATAATCCAGATATCAGTCACAGGGAAGCATTTAGTACTGCTGCCAAAAAT TGGGCACATTTCCCTCACATTCACTTTGGACTCATGTTGGAGAGCAACAATCAAGCCAAGCTTTCTTGTG GGAGCAGAAAATTGTCCAAATCATAG
- the LOC142172445 gene encoding uncharacterized protein LOC142172445, with product MQDEDQDQESDSEPNWPYLGSASAKLATLVSSGAKLITVVNVGAKGLALVPVTIGDASTSKSQSNGIDGEVVVQLLYEENRIGEAEMESSNNPSKYALSKTGSGLGKPLYADACTTVADRVSYARVLIEMDITRPLPLGLYKRKSSYMILKMELAHRRWMYNRTYPNRSGLREEFIEGVAEFMAKTKTLHEFLSEGVIKCPCMKCKCGKLLHPDVVKVHLYKKGFMENYYVWTIHGEDVTSVGNIDFQKIFDSEGSPLAENNVENSRFSETVRDAFVMHPGAQSDPNDDGRRFYEHLDEACRPLYEGSMHSKLSVAVRLLSIKSDSSISQAGMDSIIGLMNELNPNKIDLPKDFYTAKKLVSKLGLSSERIDCCEKGCMLFYKDDAALKNCKFCNQPRYKKAINSKKKKVPVKAMHYLPLIPRLKRLYASMSSAPHMRWHHENKRPPGILCHLSDGEAWKHFDRLFPNFASEPRNIRLDLCADGFTPFSVSAAPYSCWPVFVTPYNLPPELCVETYDISTKQNFRLHAALMWTINDFPAYGMLSWWSTAGKLACPICMEETKAFTLKHGGKNTWFDCHCRFLPMDHEFRRNSSAFMKNQTDFEEPPSPLSPEEIWNRVRFLPKVTESPMSNKIPGYGVTHNWTKQSIFWELPYWRHNLLRHNLDVMHIEKNFFDNLFNTIMDVNNKTKDNLKARMDLK from the exons atgCAAGATGAAGATCAGGATCAGGAAAGTGATAGCGAGCCAAATTGGCCATATCTGGGTAGTGCTAGCGCTAAATTGGCAACGCTGGTGAGCTCAGGTGCTAAATTGATAACTGTTGTGAACGTTGGAGCTAAAGGACTAGCTCTAGTGCCGGTCACAATTGGTGATGCGAGTACGAGCAAGTCACAGAGCAATGGAATA GATGGTGAGGTTGTAGTACAACTATTATACGAGGAAAATAGAATAGGAGAAGCAGAAATGGAATCGAGCAATAATCCT AGCAAATATGCCCTAAGCAAAACTGGAAGTGGTTTAGGCAAGCCTTTGTATGCTGATGCTTGTACCACAGTTGCTGATAGAGTCTCATATGCTAGGGTCCTGATTGAAATGGACATCACTAGGCCTCTACCACTAGGCCTCTACAAGAGAAAATCAAGCTACATGATCCTAAAG ATGGAGCTTGCACATCGTAGATGGATGTATAATCGAACTTATCCTAATCGTAGTGGGTTGAGGgaggaatttatagaaggggttGCCGAATTCATGGCTAAAACAAAAACACTTCATGAATTTCTCAGTGAAGGGGTGATTAAGTGTCCTTGTATGAAATGCAAATGCGGAAAGTTATTACATCCAGATGTTGTTAAAGTTCATCTTTATAAAAAAGGgtttatggaaaattattacGTGTGGACTATTCATGGAGAGGATGTTACTAGTGTTGGTAATAttgattttcaaaaaattttTGATAGTGAGGGTAGTCCATTAGCGGAGAATAATGTTGAAAATTCTCGATTCAGTGAAACGGTTAGGGATGCTTTTGTGATGCACCCGGGGGCTCAATCTGACCCAAATGATGATGGTAGACGTTTCTATGAACACTTAGACGAAGCATGTCGTCCATTGTATGAAGGCTCAATGCATTCTAAGTTGTCTGTCGCAGTTAGATTATTAAGTATTAAATCAGATTCAAGTATTTCTCAAGCGGGTATGGACTCTATCATTGGCCTTATGAATGAACTTAATCCGAATAAAATTGACCTACCCAAAGATTTCTACACAGCAAAgaaattggtttctaagttaggactttcatCAGAGAGGATTGATTGTTGTGAGAAAGGTTGCATGTTATTCTATAAGGATGATGCAGCCTTAAAAAATTGCAAATTTTGTAACCAACCTCGTTATAAGAAAGCCATaaattcaaaaaagaagaaggttcCAGTTAAGGCGATGCATTACTTACcccttatacctaggttaaagaggttatatgcatcAATGAgctctgctcctcatatgagatggcaccaTGAAAATAAAAGGCCACCTGGTATTTTGTGTCATCTGTCAGATGGAGAAGCATGGAAGCATTTTGATAGGTTGTTTCCGAATTTTGCTAGTGAACCTAGAAATATTAGGTTGGATTTATGTGCAGACGGATTCACCCCTTTTTCTGTCTCTGctgcaccatattcatgttggccagTGTTTGTTACGCCGTATAATCTTCCTCCTGAGCTGT GTGTGGAAACATATGATATATCAACTAAACAAAACTTCAGATTGCATGCTGCTTTGATGTGGACTATAAATGATTTCCCTGCTTATGGAATGTTGTCCTGGTGGTCGACTGCAGGAAAGTTAGCTTGCCCAATTTGTATGGAAGAAACAAAAGCATTCACGTTGAAACATGGAGGAAAGAATACATGGTTTGACTGCCATTGTCGATTCTTGCCTATGGATCATGAGTTTAGGAGAAATTCTAGTGCATTTATGAAGAACCAAACTGATTTTGAGGAGCCACCGTCACCATTGTCGCCAGAAGAAATTTGGAACAGAGTTAGGTTTCTACCAAAGGTAACAGAGTCTCCAATGTCTAATAAAATACCTGGTTATGGTGTTACGCATAATTGGACTAAACAgagcatattttgggagttacctTATTGGAGGCATAATCTTCTTCGGCATAATTtagatgtcatgcatattgagaaaaaCTTTTTTGACAACTTGTTTAATACAATAATGGATGTCAAtaataagacaaaagataacttGAAGGCTAGGATGGACTTAAAGTAA